A genomic region of Nostoc sp. UHCC 0702 contains the following coding sequences:
- a CDS encoding response regulator transcription factor, with translation MGSVCIEIVEGNPHLRSLLGWHLQQLEYRVHQAASIYQAREEFLAHQPTLVILDADLPDGDGIEFCRWLHRQQQPLILMLSARTNEADIVAGLKAGADDYLSKPFGMQEFLARVEALIRRKRTPTAPAYLDYGTLQIDLVQRRVRFQGEFIDLTPQEFSLLYVLAQAGGVPLSRSELLRRAWPDAIDNPRTIDTHVLSLRKKVELDPRQPSLIQTIRNVGYRFNMEILNANIPQSQTKLAKERFSNQRATLTTQRS, from the coding sequence GTGGGTTCGGTTTGTATTGAAATCGTTGAGGGGAATCCCCATTTGAGGTCGTTGCTAGGTTGGCACTTGCAACAGCTGGAATACAGAGTCCATCAAGCAGCCAGCATTTATCAAGCTAGAGAAGAATTTCTAGCCCATCAACCTACTCTAGTGATTCTAGATGCGGATCTGCCTGATGGTGATGGCATTGAGTTTTGCCGTTGGTTGCATCGTCAGCAGCAGCCCTTAATCTTAATGCTATCAGCCCGTACTAATGAAGCTGATATTGTCGCAGGCTTAAAGGCGGGAGCAGATGATTACCTGAGTAAACCTTTTGGGATGCAGGAGTTTTTGGCAAGGGTAGAAGCATTAATTCGCCGCAAGCGCACACCTACTGCACCAGCATATTTAGATTATGGTACTTTACAAATCGATTTAGTACAGCGCCGTGTGCGATTCCAAGGCGAGTTTATCGATTTAACGCCCCAGGAGTTTAGTTTACTGTACGTTTTAGCGCAAGCTGGAGGAGTGCCTCTTTCAAGGTCGGAATTGCTGCGTCGTGCTTGGCCTGACGCTATCGACAACCCGCGCACCATTGATACTCATGTTTTATCGCTAAGAAAAAAAGTTGAACTCGATCCCCGCCAACCTAGCTTGATTCAAACTATCCGTAATGTGGGATACCGATTTAACATGGAAATTTTGAATGCCAACATTCCGCAGTCACAAACCAAGTTAGCTAAAGAAAGATTCAGCAATCAACGTGCCACGCTTACTACTCAAAGGTCGTAG
- a CDS encoding ATP-binding cassette domain-containing protein codes for MDNFISKAQLRVEQVNLFTKLKSNQQGYPILQNISFEVFPGECIAIVGPSGAGKTSLLRLINRLNEPTNGKIYLENQEYRQIPVMQLRQAVTLVLQESKLLGMTAQQALAYPLVLRGLPKQTIQQRVNYWVEQLHIPSDWLGRTEVQLSAGQRQLVAIARALVIQPKMLLLDEPTSAIDIGTASNLMQVLTQVSQTHQMTILMANHQLDLAQIFCTRLLHLQQSRLLADQTASQIDWANLKDSLIRAEAQVAEEWG; via the coding sequence TTGGACAATTTCATTTCAAAAGCCCAACTAAGGGTTGAGCAAGTTAATCTATTTACAAAGCTGAAGAGCAATCAACAGGGATACCCCATATTGCAGAATATTTCCTTTGAGGTTTTTCCTGGTGAATGCATTGCCATTGTGGGGCCATCCGGCGCTGGTAAAACTTCGCTATTACGTCTTATCAACCGCCTGAATGAACCCACTAATGGCAAAATCTATCTGGAAAATCAGGAGTATCGCCAAATTCCTGTAATGCAGCTACGCCAAGCCGTGACACTGGTATTACAAGAATCAAAGCTCCTAGGGATGACAGCACAGCAAGCTTTGGCCTATCCTTTAGTTTTGCGTGGTTTGCCCAAACAGACAATTCAGCAAAGGGTCAATTATTGGGTAGAACAACTGCACATTCCTAGTGATTGGTTAGGACGCACTGAAGTACAACTTTCGGCTGGACAAAGACAATTAGTAGCGATCGCTCGTGCCTTAGTCATCCAACCGAAAATGTTACTATTAGACGAGCCAACCTCTGCCATTGATATTGGTACAGCTTCTAATCTGATGCAAGTCCTAACCCAAGTGAGTCAAACTCATCAAATGACAATTTTGATGGCAAATCACCAGTTAGACTTAGCCCAAATATTTTGCACTCGGCTTTTACACTTACAACAAAGTCGCCTGTTGGCAGATCAAACAGCTTCTCAGATAGACTGGGCTAACCTCAAAGATAGTCTGATACGCGCAGAAGCTCAAGTTGCTGAAGAATGGGGTTAA